A window of Pseudobacteroides sp. contains these coding sequences:
- a CDS encoding ATP-binding cassette domain-containing protein: MAYSLELQRYYPGEIEITSKDETPEKIVIINNVKVKNLKPDNISFKAEASKITFLAGQNGAGKTTWIRIASGLLGATSGMLALKKKMYLILEKN, encoded by the coding sequence TTGGCATATTCATTAGAGTTACAAAGGTACTATCCTGGAGAGATTGAAATAACTAGCAAAGATGAAACACCTGAGAAAATAGTAATAATTAATAATGTTAAAGTCAAAAACCTTAAGCCAGATAATATATCTTTCAAGGCTGAAGCATCAAAAATCACATTCTTAGCTGGACAAAATGGTGCTGGCAAGACAACTTGGATTAGAATAGCTTCAGGATTATTAGGAGCAACATCCGGAATGTTAGCTTTGAAAAAAAAGATGTATCTTATATTAGAGAAAAATTAG
- a CDS encoding DUF2493 domain-containing protein, whose product MRVLIAGSRFYTDYQKILAVVKSIDIDLVIAGGCRGADTLAVRVARQCGVKYIEYLADWKRFGKSAGPIRNAQMIKMEKPDLVLIFHDDLARSKGSRDMLSRVLSANIPYRIFT is encoded by the coding sequence ATGAGGGTCTTGATAGCTGGAAGCCGTTTTTATACCGATTACCAGAAGATTTTAGCCGTTGTCAAAAGCATTGATATTGATTTGGTTATTGCCGGAGGATGCCGTGGGGCTGATACGCTGGCTGTTCGTGTTGCTCGTCAGTGCGGCGTCAAATATATTGAGTATCTGGCAGACTGGAAGAGGTTTGGTAAAAGTGCCGGGCCTATCAGAAATGCCCAAATGATTAAGATGGAAAAGCCTGATTTGGTACTTATTTTCCATGATGACTTAGCAAGGAGCAAAGGCAGTCGTGACATGCTTTCCAGAGTTTTGAGTGCTAATATTCCTTATAGGATTTTTACTTAA
- a CDS encoding SymE family type I addiction module toxin, with translation MVALSSVRSHWLDDSPAIVVSAEWLATYGFEVGSRVVIDVSQGIITIRPVDCEDDT, from the coding sequence ATGGTAGCTTTATCATCTGTCAGGAGTCATTGGCTGGATGATTCGCCTGCTATTGTGGTTTCAGCTGAGTGGCTTGCCACTTATGGTTTTGAGGTTGGGTCCAGGGTTGTTATTGATGTGTCACAGGGTATTATTACTATTCGACCTGTAGATTGTGAGGATGATACATGA
- a CDS encoding glycoside hydrolase family 9 protein — protein MKISKNNELYTKIKDNFIKNAASILETWRKDGYKVALDDYVWGSNKDLCDRAMILIIADRLTDKQEPSSDYNAAVLDQIHYLLGRNAMDISYVTSFGEKAAKHPHHRQSVIKSQAVPGMLVGGPNGYIMDVNGDPVAKMVDEKTPPAKCYADIDGSYATNEICIYWNSPLVYILGYLYQN, from the coding sequence GTGAAAATCTCAAAAAACAATGAACTTTATACGAAAATCAAAGATAACTTTATAAAGAATGCAGCCAGCATTTTAGAAACCTGGAGGAAAGACGGATACAAGGTAGCGTTGGATGATTATGTTTGGGGAAGCAATAAGGACTTGTGTGACCGTGCAATGATCCTCATAATTGCAGACAGGCTAACAGACAAGCAGGAACCAAGCTCTGATTACAATGCTGCTGTTTTAGATCAAATCCATTACCTGTTAGGACGTAATGCAATGGACATCAGCTATGTAACCAGTTTTGGAGAAAAAGCTGCCAAACATCCTCATCACCGCCAATCTGTCATCAAGAGCCAAGCTGTACCTGGCATGCTGGTCGGAGGACCAAACGGATATATCATGGATGTAAATGGTGACCCGGTTGCAAAAATGGTAGATGAAAAAACTCCACCGGCTAAGTGTTATGCTGACATAGACGGAAGTTATGCTACGAATGAAATTTGCATTTACTGGAATTCTCCGCTAGTCTATATCTTAGGTTATTTATATCAGAACTAA